GTTTGATAAGGATATGAATTTCCGGGTAGTGGGGCATTATAGTACAAGATAAGGGTTTTATAGCATGCTGCGGCAAGTAGGGTGAATGACAACTTTTTACTTTCTTCGCCATTCAGTCCCGATTCAGACAGATCGCACTACAGTGACCCCAACAGCAATTCGTGTGGAATGTACGACTGAAAGGAGAAGCAAAATGAACATCACTGAGCCCCAATCATCCTTTTGCAAGCTGGGTGTGCGCATTCAAACTTGGTTGTTCCTTGTGTTAGCCGTTCTGCTGCTTTCCGGTTGTAAAACCGTGCCGATTCAAGATAGGAATTTTGCGGAAAGTAGCGGTTTCTGGGAGCAAGACGAGAATATGGGAGTTCGCTTTCATCGCAACGCCGGTGCAAGCGATGCCGTCATCGGAACGCTCTATGCGTCGGGCAAGAATGTGCTGCTGAATGGCGATCAAGTAAAAGTTTCCGCGCCGGTAAAGAATAACGCGTTCATAAGCTCGGGGATGCAAAGCGGCGCGCGCATTGAATTCAAAGCATCGGACTCAACCTGCTCGATACGCATCGACAAGTTCAATGCCGGCAAAGCGTACGCGGATACATCGAGTTGCCTGCACGACATCGAGACACTGCATGCCAGGATACAAGCCCAAAACGCAGTCCTGCAAATCAACGTGTCGCAACAGCAAACCAGCATTATGGTGCTCAGCGGCACAATTGAAGTGATGACGCGGGAGGATACCGGGCAATTCGTGGTTGTCCGGGCGGATCAAAAAATTACCGTCACACCAAATGCCATCGGCCAACCCCATGCCCTGGGGCCGGATGAAACCTGGCAACGTATGCGCTGGCGTGAGGATTTTCAGCTCTATAAAACCGTTGTTGACTGGAGAAAAGTAGTGGCGGGCGTTGCCATCGGTGCGCTTGTCGCTGTTGCGATATTATTCGGTAAAGGCCGTGGTGGCGGGCATAGCCATGGGTTTCCTAGACATCGTTAGATAGCGATCATTTGTCACATGTCATCTATCAATTCTTTTTGCTTGTGATTTGAATTTCATTTGCTGTGTTGATCTGCGCTACTCGGAACCTGAAGTTGTGCACCATTAGTGAACTCACTCTCTTCATTAACTACTATTCAGTGCCCCCAACATCAAGTACATTTGATTCCGAATCAGAAAAATAGCTTGCCTCAGCGATATCCGTAATTTTGATAATTCGATTATTATTCTCGTCCTTTATTCGCTTAACAAGGCCACGTTCTTCTAATCGAACAGATCGCCTACCCACGAGCTGGTATGAACAATCTAGTTCCGCAGCAATGTCTGATGGGCGCTGTGGCTCACCTTCCGAATGAAGGGTCTGTAGGATTCCAAGTTCTGTCTTTGGGAGAAGCAATTCCGCCTGAATGCTCTTTAGCATCGGTTCATACTTCTTAGAAAGATTTACCACTTCGCATATACCAACCTGGCATGCAGGGCATTTCATTCCGTATAGTTTTAGAGCTTCTAACTTATCAATTTCTTGCCGAGCACCGCAGGATCCGCAAACAACTTCCTGGTTCCTTTCAATAAAGGCTGATATTATTGGTCCATAATCAAATACGCGCTCAACAAAATATAGGCGGAACTCTCGCTCACCCGTAGGCCGACCAAAAGCAATCGAGTAGCGCTGACAAAGACCGTAGTTGAGAGCATATACGGAGACCTTCCTGCCATCTCGATCGCTCATCTCGAAGTATTTCGTAAGGAAGAAATTTAACTCCAACGTAGATAGCAAAGTGTCATAACTGGGTGTGACATGAAAATGGCTAGTTGGCGGTCGGCCGGATATCTTTTCAAATACAGCCGACTTATGGCTGCGCAACTCCCTGGCTCTGGAGACGATCTTTTCAAGTAACTCTTTTAGAGAGTAGATTGAACAACGCTCGGAGAATGTCTCATGCAAGAAGCGTCCAGCGGAGAAATACGAAGCAATTTTCTCCTCGTAGTATTTTAAAGAAGCGTCTTGCAGTCCTTGCAGGCTGATTTTCTTTCCATGAATTAGCTGATTCTGATATGCAAAGTGAAGAACATAACCCAGGGTTCGAGGATTAGCCATGCTTGAAAAAAACAGTGACTTCCATATTTCATCACTTTTAGTATCAAAGAACGTTGACGAGTTGCATTTTGTATAATGAGCTAATCTACTCTCTACCAATCTCTGGGTAAACGCCATGGCGCTTGCCTCCATGGTAGCAACATCACTGGTTCCAAATAGACTGTAAAGATCCAGGTAGACTTCGTCTATCTTCGTCTTGTCTATCGCACCGTAGTAAATCCTTCCAGGATATGCTGCAACCTTAAATTTTACGAATTCGTCACTCCAGTTGTTTAGTGGTGCGATTAATGCATCGACAACAACCTTCATAGCCTCTTCTGGAAGCTCTGAGAAGTCATCTACCAAAATGTATAGGTGCCTGATTCCTATTTTAGAGAGGAGTCTTTTCAGTCGCTCCAGAAACTCGCGTATGTTAAACGCCCGTATTAGCAAATCACCATAGGCTGCAACGGATTCCGCGCCGACACTCTTGATTGCCTTATCAGAGGTAGAAATTTTTATCGAGGGTTGAGCACCAAAACTGCCAAATATTCCAGCAGCTTGCTCAGTTGTATTTCCATTCGATGCAGATTCCTTGAATTGCGTTTCTAGGATTCCCAGAACACTAACGAAATTATCCTCAGAGGCCTCCTCAAGGAGAGAATCAAGCTCTTCAAATAATTCTGCATAAGTTTGAGTAAAGGATTCCTTTACTCGCTCCCATATGGATGACTGAATTCTTCTCTTCAATTCTTCCTGGACTTGACGAACGGTTGCGCGAAGAAACTCACGATAAAGCGTCAGCTTTTCAATAGTTGCACTAGGTAAAGCATCTGGTCGTGCCTCTAGCCTAGTGATTAGCGCTTGGTCAGGTTGGGATGATTCATAAATAGTCTTAATGTCCAAATACGCAGATGTGTGCGAATTGCTCTTCCGGAGTTCATGCTGAAGGCGCTGAAAAATAGTGGACTTACCAGTTCCCTTCCGACCGATTACAAATGTAGTATGTGGACGAAGCGCTGTCTTGAATACATCCTCGTGAGGCAACGGATCTACATACAGTTCTTCGATTAGCGGAGAACCCTGTTCAGGGTCGTGCAAATCTGCGCGGCGATACAATTTCAGGGATTCAACTGCAGTTCGAAACCCTTGCATTTGCGTAGATGATATTCCTGTATCGCTCATTGCTTAAATCCTTTGTATTTTTTCTATGCTATCTAACTGGCTTTGTCGTCTACAATTCTGCTCAAATTAAACATTCGAAGTGACGCAGTCTAGTATGTCAAAAATGTAGTTTATTATTATAAGCTTTATGCCACGTTCTTACGTTTGGTCGGAATAGGTTAATTGAACTTTCAACATATCAAATCAAGTGATCTCTCAAAACACCATCACATGATCCACTAAATACCGGCCATCCCGATGCACCAGCACCATTTCCGCGACAA
The nucleotide sequence above comes from Gammaproteobacteria bacterium. Encoded proteins:
- a CDS encoding MarR family transcriptional regulator, with product MSDTGISSTQMQGFRTAVESLKLYRRADLHDPEQGSPLIEELYVDPLPHEDVFKTALRPHTTFVIGRKGTGKSTIFQRLQHELRKSNSHTSAYLDIKTIYESSQPDQALITRLEARPDALPSATIEKLTLYREFLRATVRQVQEELKRRIQSSIWERVKESFTQTYAELFEELDSLLEEASEDNFVSVLGILETQFKESASNGNTTEQAAGIFGSFGAQPSIKISTSDKAIKSVGAESVAAYGDLLIRAFNIREFLERLKRLLSKIGIRHLYILVDDFSELPEEAMKVVVDALIAPLNNWSDEFVKFKVAAYPGRIYYGAIDKTKIDEVYLDLYSLFGTSDVATMEASAMAFTQRLVESRLAHYTKCNSSTFFDTKSDEIWKSLFFSSMANPRTLGYVLHFAYQNQLIHGKKISLQGLQDASLKYYEEKIASYFSAGRFLHETFSERCSIYSLKELLEKIVSRARELRSHKSAVFEKISGRPPTSHFHVTPSYDTLLSTLELNFFLTKYFEMSDRDGRKVSVYALNYGLCQRYSIAFGRPTGEREFRLYFVERVFDYGPIISAFIERNQEVVCGSCGARQEIDKLEALKLYGMKCPACQVGICEVVNLSKKYEPMLKSIQAELLLPKTELGILQTLHSEGEPQRPSDIAAELDCSYQLVGRRSVRLEERGLVKRIKDENNNRIIKITDIAEASYFSDSESNVLDVGGTE